The following coding sequences lie in one Metallumcola ferriviriculae genomic window:
- a CDS encoding putative selenate ABC transporter substrate-binding protein — protein sequence MIIMIAVVIGGCSDSSGSAATSDADKVLVVGAIPDQNISDLTRRFDLFADYLGEKTGLEVKYAPSVDYAALVTAFKRGEIQLAWFGGLTGVQARELVPGSDAIAQRPRDSQFHSVFIAQSGLNVKSLKNLTGLSFTFGSESSTSGHLMPRYFLLQEGINAETDFEGMPNFSGSHDKTWKLVESGAYQAGALNEAVWQAALAEGKVDTDKVEMFYTTPPYFDYNWTIHADVGEMFGPGTKDKITDALLSMGQEQKEILALFAADSFVETNNENYQAIEQVAAELGIIK from the coding sequence ATGATCATTATGATTGCCGTTGTCATCGGCGGATGTAGTGATTCTTCAGGCTCGGCAGCAACAAGCGACGCTGATAAAGTGCTGGTGGTCGGAGCCATCCCTGATCAGAACATATCAGATCTTACCCGGCGGTTCGATTTGTTTGCCGATTATCTTGGCGAGAAGACCGGCCTTGAAGTTAAGTATGCCCCTTCAGTAGATTATGCAGCCCTGGTTACAGCTTTCAAACGCGGAGAAATTCAATTAGCGTGGTTCGGTGGTTTAACCGGAGTGCAGGCAAGAGAACTGGTGCCTGGGTCCGATGCTATTGCCCAAAGGCCAAGAGATTCACAATTCCATTCGGTTTTTATTGCCCAAAGCGGACTAAATGTTAAATCATTAAAAAACCTTACAGGATTAAGTTTTACCTTCGGCAGTGAAAGCTCCACTTCCGGACACCTAATGCCGAGATACTTTTTACTTCAAGAAGGAATTAATGCCGAAACGGACTTTGAGGGGATGCCCAATTTCTCCGGTTCTCATGACAAAACATGGAAGCTGGTTGAATCCGGTGCCTACCAAGCCGGAGCACTCAATGAGGCGGTTTGGCAGGCTGCCCTGGCAGAAGGAAAGGTAGATACTGACAAAGTGGAGATGTTTTATACTACCCCACCCTATTTTGACTATAACTGGACAATTCATGCTGACGTCGGCGAGATGTTCGGCCCAGGAACCAAGGATAAGATAACCGATGCGCTGTTGTCCATGGGCCAAGAGCAAAAGGAAATTCTGGCACTCTTTGCGGCGGATAGTTTCGTGGAGACTAACAATGAAAATTATCAGGCGATTGAGCAGGTGGCAGCCGAATTGGGGATTATAAAATGA
- a CDS encoding PhnE/PtxC family ABC transporter permease, giving the protein MKGANLGLHNRTILSTALIGVFAWSLTTVDWGNNLLHSGGIAAITQIAKAAFKPDLAPEILILAVVSAWKTLAYATAGMTLAVLLAIPFGILASGILSSCSLNRTIGVISFRGILNAMRAVHELVWAWLFVAAMGLSPFAAIFALAIPYGGTLGRIFADILQDVPRAPLAALQAGGAGKLQLLFYGYFPMALPDMVSYTMYRFECALRSAAIMSFIGLGGLGYQIQISLQDLHYNEVWTFIFFLVLLVMLVDFWSNRLRRRLTA; this is encoded by the coding sequence ATGAAAGGTGCAAACCTTGGCCTGCATAATAGAACAATTCTTTCAACCGCATTAATCGGGGTATTCGCATGGAGTCTCACAACGGTAGACTGGGGAAATAACCTGCTTCATTCCGGCGGTATTGCGGCAATCACCCAGATCGCCAAGGCCGCATTTAAACCAGATCTTGCTCCGGAAATATTAATTCTGGCTGTGGTCTCTGCATGGAAGACTTTGGCCTATGCAACAGCAGGTATGACATTGGCAGTGCTGCTGGCCATACCTTTTGGTATTCTAGCCTCTGGAATCCTATCCAGTTGCAGCTTAAATCGTACAATAGGAGTTATATCTTTTCGCGGGATACTGAATGCCATGCGGGCCGTTCATGAACTGGTTTGGGCGTGGTTATTTGTTGCCGCTATGGGTCTGTCCCCTTTTGCAGCCATCTTTGCTCTGGCTATTCCTTACGGCGGCACTTTGGGACGTATTTTTGCCGACATTTTGCAGGATGTACCAAGGGCACCTCTGGCAGCATTACAAGCCGGCGGGGCCGGTAAGCTGCAGCTGTTGTTCTATGGGTACTTCCCCATGGCTCTGCCTGATATGGTCAGCTATACTATGTATCGCTTTGAATGTGCGCTGCGCTCGGCAGCTATTATGAGTTTTATCGGTTTGGGTGGGTTAGGCTATCAAATTCAGATATCTTTGCAGGATCTCCATTATAATGAAGTCTGGACATTTATCTTTTTCCTGGTTTTACTGGTAATGCTGGTTGATTTCTGGAGTAACCGCCTGCGCAGGAGGCTGACCGCATGA
- a CDS encoding PhnE/PtxC family ABC transporter permease — translation MKISIMLGLTLIISSWTYIFTAEGAHLSLIFSSTTGQQLKEFITQLIGSGAPDNAFLSAESRQQAIFLSFQTLKMSIMAIGLAAVGMLLTVVPAAHNVADGTLSLSRSVYGRVMFFIIRASYIFSRAIPELIWAMLIIFLFRPGIIPGAIALAIHNFGILGKLCAEVIEDLDERPIRSLRNSGAGSAQVLFYGILPTVAPKFITYLLYRWEVIIRTSIIVGFVGAGGLGRQFRLSMSWFHYTEVALLLTCYAVLVLFVDLLAGFLRKVVQEA, via the coding sequence ATGAAAATATCCATTATGCTGGGATTGACACTGATAATTTCTTCCTGGACGTATATCTTTACTGCCGAAGGAGCTCACTTGTCTCTAATATTCTCCAGCACCACCGGCCAACAGCTTAAGGAATTTATTACCCAGCTTATAGGTAGTGGTGCTCCAGATAATGCATTTTTGAGTGCGGAAAGCCGACAGCAGGCCATCTTCCTTTCCTTTCAAACCTTGAAGATGAGTATTATGGCCATCGGCTTAGCTGCTGTTGGTATGCTGCTAACGGTGGTTCCCGCGGCACATAATGTGGCTGACGGTACTTTGTCTCTGTCTCGTTCGGTATATGGCAGAGTAATGTTTTTTATTATCCGCGCTTCATATATCTTTTCAAGGGCTATACCGGAGCTCATCTGGGCAATGCTGATCATCTTTCTTTTCAGACCTGGCATTATACCCGGTGCCATAGCCTTAGCCATCCACAACTTTGGTATATTAGGAAAGTTGTGTGCAGAGGTGATTGAAGATCTGGATGAGCGGCCAATCCGTTCCCTGCGAAACTCGGGTGCCGGTAGCGCACAGGTCCTATTCTATGGTATTCTTCCCACCGTTGCTCCAAAATTTATTACCTACCTATTATATCGCTGGGAGGTCATCATTCGCACCAGTATTATTGTAGGATTTGTGGGTGCCGGCGGCCTGGGCAGGCAGTTTAGACTAAGCATGAGCTGGTTTCATTACACCGAAGTTGCTTTGCTGCTCACCTGCTACGCGGTTCTGGTACTATTTGTAGACCTATTAGCGGGGTTTTTAAGGAAGGTAGTTCAGGAAGCCTAG
- a CDS encoding phosphonate ABC transporter ATP-binding protein: protein MITAPAKQSVPMLKMDNISKYYGGEETLAPLSLSINKGETVAVIGPSGAGKTTLLNILGTIVQPDRGQVLINGMSSKNLKPGRQLSRMVGVMHQQLDLIGQLSVINNVLAGRLGEWGLLRSLLSLIIPQEKALAVKALERVGIPEKLYQKTSRLSGGEQQRVAMARILVQQPQAILADEPISSLDPTRAVDILSMLVNFSRENGQTLVVSLHSVEYALQYFNRIIALRHGKIFFDRPANQVTREDMDQLFQIEEEANERCKPWPA from the coding sequence ATGATTACGGCACCAGCAAAGCAGTCAGTGCCAATGCTTAAGATGGATAATATCAGTAAGTACTATGGAGGGGAAGAAACATTGGCCCCTCTTTCCCTTTCCATTAATAAAGGGGAAACTGTAGCAGTAATTGGGCCCAGCGGAGCCGGCAAAACTACATTACTCAATATCCTGGGAACAATAGTTCAGCCGGACAGGGGTCAAGTGCTAATCAACGGCATGTCAAGCAAAAATTTAAAGCCGGGTCGGCAATTGTCTCGCATGGTAGGGGTAATGCACCAGCAGCTAGACCTTATCGGACAGTTGTCGGTGATTAACAATGTTCTGGCGGGCCGCTTAGGTGAATGGGGTCTGCTGCGTTCATTGTTATCCTTGATTATTCCCCAGGAAAAGGCACTGGCAGTTAAAGCATTAGAGAGGGTCGGTATTCCGGAAAAACTTTATCAAAAGACTTCCCGACTATCCGGCGGCGAACAGCAGCGAGTGGCTATGGCCAGAATTTTAGTTCAGCAGCCCCAAGCTATTCTTGCCGATGAACCGATATCCTCTTTGGACCCGACTCGTGCGGTAGACATCCTCAGCATGCTGGTTAATTTTTCCAGGGAAAACGGCCAAACTCTGGTTGTGTCTCTCCATTCAGTAGAATATGCGCTGCAGTATTTTAATCGCATTATCGCCCTGCGGCACGGGAAAATATTTTTTGACCGACCAGCCAACCAGGTTACCAGAGAGGATATGGACCAGCTTTTTCAGATTGAGGAGGAAGCCAATGAAAGGTGCAAACCTTGGCCTGCATAA